A stretch of Desulfotalea psychrophila LSv54 DNA encodes these proteins:
- a CDS encoding aspartate ammonia-lyase codes for MKLDENTLKQAALTAGIEEVDLQTFFAQGERIEYAAGDWLFQESTPRNWAGIILAGEIQLVRGLHGSSHRVGTVSAGGLISEGVFIDQDSHANGGYTRLGAVVWQVSREKIDVFRKEQPEIFYRLVSRVAVAINRRMRTLSEQLYGETCKRRTMSGFRLEHDSLGHREIPGDAYYGVQTQRAIENFPISGVPVSNFSHLIEGFAFIKIAAARANFELGVMDGEKMEALCGACVELLEGKLHEHFAVDMFQGGAGTSTNMNANEVITNRGLELMGHEKGEYQYLHPNDHANCSQSTNDTYPTAVKLAVLLSHRNLARGMEDLKNALLQKSVEFKDVLKMGRTENQDAVPMTLGQEFSAYAVMVGSAMRAIEGASEEFMHINMGATAIGTGINCPLGYADLVTEKLVEVSGFPLKRAGNLVEATQNAGTFVQMSATMKRAAVQISKICNDLRWLSSGPRCGLNEINLPPMQPGSSIMPGKVNPVIPEVVNQICYQVIGYDTVVSMAAESSELELCMAEPIIAYDLLHGMMILKNACVTLASRCIVGIEANRDVCRSYVENSIGLVTALVPVIGYEPSAAIAKEALKTGGSVYNLVLEKGLLTKKELDDMLSPEKMTDPRDIPQHL; via the coding sequence ATGAAGTTAGATGAAAATACTCTTAAGCAGGCAGCGCTGACGGCGGGAATTGAAGAGGTAGATTTACAGACATTTTTTGCTCAGGGTGAGCGTATAGAGTATGCAGCCGGTGATTGGCTCTTTCAGGAATCAACTCCTAGAAACTGGGCAGGAATTATTCTTGCCGGAGAGATTCAGCTTGTTCGTGGCCTGCATGGTAGCTCTCACCGTGTTGGTACCGTTTCTGCGGGAGGATTGATATCCGAGGGTGTCTTTATTGATCAGGATTCCCATGCCAATGGAGGTTATACCCGTTTAGGGGCGGTGGTCTGGCAGGTTTCCCGGGAAAAGATTGATGTTTTCAGAAAGGAGCAACCGGAGATATTTTATCGATTGGTTTCCCGGGTCGCGGTGGCCATCAATAGGCGTATGCGCACACTTTCCGAGCAGCTTTATGGTGAAACCTGTAAAAGACGGACGATGAGCGGTTTTCGCCTGGAACATGATTCCCTGGGACATAGGGAGATTCCCGGTGATGCCTATTATGGGGTGCAAACTCAGAGAGCTATAGAGAATTTTCCGATCTCCGGGGTGCCGGTAAGTAATTTTAGTCATCTCATCGAAGGATTTGCCTTTATTAAGATTGCTGCTGCTCGCGCTAACTTTGAGCTTGGGGTGATGGATGGGGAGAAGATGGAGGCTCTCTGTGGAGCTTGTGTTGAGCTCTTAGAGGGTAAATTGCATGAGCATTTTGCAGTGGATATGTTCCAGGGCGGGGCGGGCACCTCCACCAATATGAATGCCAACGAGGTCATAACCAACCGTGGTCTGGAGCTTATGGGGCATGAGAAGGGAGAGTATCAGTACCTGCATCCCAACGATCATGCCAACTGTTCTCAGTCGACCAACGATACCTATCCCACGGCGGTCAAACTTGCCGTACTGCTCTCGCATCGTAACCTGGCCCGAGGGATGGAGGATCTGAAAAATGCCCTTCTGCAAAAATCCGTTGAGTTTAAGGATGTTTTGAAGATGGGACGAACGGAAAATCAGGATGCGGTGCCCATGACTCTTGGCCAGGAATTTAGTGCCTATGCTGTAATGGTGGGAAGTGCCATGCGTGCCATAGAGGGTGCATCCGAAGAGTTTATGCATATTAATATGGGGGCTACTGCCATTGGCACCGGCATTAACTGTCCTCTAGGCTATGCCGATCTGGTAACTGAAAAGCTTGTTGAGGTGAGTGGCTTTCCCCTGAAAAGAGCAGGAAATCTTGTTGAGGCCACCCAAAATGCGGGTACCTTTGTCCAGATGTCTGCGACCATGAAACGGGCTGCGGTGCAAATTTCAAAGATATGTAATGATCTGCGCTGGCTCTCCTCCGGGCCCCGTTGTGGTCTCAATGAGATAAACCTGCCACCCATGCAGCCAGGCTCTTCCATCATGCCGGGCAAGGTTAATCCTGTTATTCCTGAGGTGGTCAATCAGATCTGCTATCAGGTTATTGGCTACGATACTGTGGTTTCCATGGCCGCCGAGTCCAGTGAGTTGGAGCTCTGTATGGCGGAGCCAATTATTGCCTACGACCTGCTCCACGGTATGATGATTCTTAAAAATGCCTGCGTCACCTTGGCCTCTCGTTGCATCGTCGGTATTGAGGCGAATCGTGACGTCTGTCGTTCCTATGTGGAAAATAGCATTGGTCTTGTTACCGCTTTGGTCCCGGTTATCGGTTATGAGCCGTCTGCTGCCATTGCCAAGGAGGCCCTGAAGACAGGTGGCAGCGTTTATAATCTTGTCCTGGAGAAGGGTCTGCTTACCAAGAAGGAGCTGGATGATATGCTCTCGCCTGAAAAGATGACCGATCCACGGGATATTCCTCAGCACCTCTAG
- a CDS encoding 4Fe-4S binding protein: MKELVIISGKGGTGKTSITAAFASLAKNHILCDADVDAADLHLLTQPTIEQSHDFMGGCLAEIRQDKCISCGTCRDLCKFGAISEDFVVDPIGCEGCGICVDFCPEQAIEFPQQKCGDWFISSCKFGPMVHARLGIAEENSGKLVSLIRKEAKQLAMTDSYDLILTDGPPGIGCPVIASITGATALLLIVEPSLSGLHDMQRVAQLAQHFAIPTMACINKFDLNLEVTKAIEDSAEKLGLTVVGHVPFNPVFTYSMVEGKNIFEYGKEPELLDNIKEIWQKISSSKPMTDSEKIIPLAQ; encoded by the coding sequence ATGAAAGAGCTTGTTATTATTAGTGGAAAAGGTGGCACAGGCAAGACAAGCATTACTGCGGCATTTGCCTCACTTGCCAAGAATCACATTCTCTGCGACGCAGATGTAGATGCAGCCGATCTCCACCTGCTTACCCAGCCGACAATCGAACAGAGCCATGACTTCATGGGCGGCTGCCTAGCCGAGATCCGCCAAGACAAGTGCATAAGCTGCGGAACATGCCGAGATCTTTGCAAGTTTGGAGCCATCTCAGAAGATTTTGTCGTAGATCCCATTGGCTGTGAAGGCTGCGGTATCTGCGTTGACTTTTGCCCAGAACAGGCAATTGAATTTCCTCAGCAGAAGTGTGGCGATTGGTTTATCTCCTCCTGTAAATTCGGCCCCATGGTTCATGCCAGACTAGGCATTGCCGAAGAGAACTCCGGGAAGCTTGTCAGCCTCATCCGTAAGGAGGCAAAACAACTAGCCATGACAGATAGTTATGACTTGATCCTCACCGATGGCCCTCCAGGTATTGGTTGCCCTGTTATTGCTTCAATCACGGGAGCAACTGCCCTACTTCTGATTGTAGAGCCATCGCTCTCCGGCCTGCATGATATGCAGCGCGTGGCCCAGCTAGCCCAGCATTTCGCCATACCAACAATGGCCTGTATCAATAAATTTGACCTCAACCTTGAAGTAACAAAAGCCATTGAAGATTCTGCTGAAAAGTTAGGCCTGACAGTAGTCGGTCACGTTCCATTCAATCCAGTTTTTACCTACTCAATGGTGGAAGGTAAAAATATTTTCGAGTACGGAAAAGAGCCTGAATTGCTCGATAATATTAAAGAAATTTGGCAGAAAATATCTTCTTCCAAGCCCATGACAGATAGCGAGAAAATCATACCTCTTGCCCAGTAA
- the nrfH gene encoding cytochrome c nitrite reductase small subunit, with translation MKSGKFIAYSAIIALFTAVVLFFYLLDTSKALSYLSTDPKACINCHVMNAQYASWQHSSHANQAGCIDCHLPTDSFVHKYISKARDGWNHSVAFTLNTYAPRIEISADGARRVQANCISCHNRLTGTIRANEDKYHDFSKAKATERKCWDCHRNVPHGGVHSIISAPNNLGVRELQ, from the coding sequence ATGAAATCGGGTAAATTCATTGCCTATAGTGCAATTATTGCTCTATTCACTGCAGTTGTCCTGTTTTTCTATCTTCTCGACACGTCAAAGGCCCTCTCCTATCTATCAACAGATCCCAAGGCCTGTATCAACTGTCACGTAATGAATGCCCAGTATGCAAGTTGGCAACATAGCTCCCATGCCAATCAGGCAGGTTGTATTGACTGCCACCTGCCAACGGATAGCTTTGTCCATAAATACATCTCTAAGGCACGAGACGGATGGAACCACAGCGTCGCCTTTACCCTCAACACCTATGCACCCCGAATTGAGATAAGTGCCGATGGGGCAAGACGGGTACAGGCCAACTGTATCTCCTGCCACAACAGGCTGACCGGCACCATCCGGGCAAACGAAGATAAGTACCACGATTTTTCAAAAGCAAAAGCGACAGAAAGAAAATGCTGGGATTGCCATCGAAACGTTCCCCATGGCGGCGTGCACAGCATCATATCAGCTCCAAATAATCTTGGTGTAAGAGAATTACAATAG
- a CDS encoding ATP-binding cassette domain-containing protein, with protein sequence MDFINFSHSGLKIKELTITPGDTWCFYGGNLSGSEAFLQLLTGNLGHEGKKHPAVLPQASVVSFDKLQEVFEAELAKDDSDFLDYLDPGTVAGDFLPHGSLYHPLVSILGMKEKLETGFKQLSSGQARKLLLLEAILGGKKHIILHTPYDGLDSKSCLELNLALQALPENLTLLLFVHNIDDIPDWCSHIGWFKDNALYRQGDYKEIIGDIRSEELEIREINLPSQSRPSSEELLYLRAGFGSYQGKNVFTGLNLHIHSGDHLLITGANGCGKSTLLQIITGDHPDCYVNDLRLFAHKRGSGESIWDIKKQMGIVSPDLHRNHRCPGSALHIVISGLYDTIGLYVRPSQQEIKEGLKWIAWLGLEEKAEKPFRSLSFAEQRLILIARGLIKIPRLLILDEASQGLDESYREQFMTVIEKIAREQLSTILFVSHREDEHRDFFKYHIKLGQYSPLNREEK encoded by the coding sequence ATGGACTTTATTAACTTTTCTCACTCAGGCCTGAAAATCAAAGAACTCACCATTACTCCGGGGGATACCTGGTGCTTTTATGGAGGAAATCTCTCGGGCAGTGAAGCGTTCCTCCAACTACTTACTGGCAACCTCGGTCACGAAGGAAAAAAACACCCAGCCGTCCTGCCTCAGGCGAGCGTGGTCTCCTTTGATAAACTCCAAGAGGTTTTTGAAGCGGAACTGGCCAAGGATGATTCAGATTTCCTTGACTACCTTGATCCCGGTACAGTTGCCGGAGACTTCCTGCCCCATGGTAGCCTCTACCACCCCCTTGTCAGCATCCTGGGAATGAAGGAAAAGCTGGAAACCGGTTTTAAGCAGCTCAGCTCAGGTCAGGCAAGAAAACTGCTTCTCCTGGAGGCCATCCTTGGTGGGAAAAAACATATTATTCTGCACACCCCCTACGACGGTTTAGACAGCAAAAGTTGCCTAGAGCTCAACCTTGCCCTCCAGGCCCTACCCGAAAACCTGACCCTGCTCCTCTTTGTTCATAACATAGATGACATACCTGACTGGTGCAGCCACATTGGCTGGTTTAAGGACAATGCCCTCTACCGCCAGGGAGACTACAAAGAGATTATCGGCGATATTCGAAGTGAAGAGCTGGAGATACGAGAGATAAACCTGCCCAGCCAGAGCCGTCCCTCCTCCGAAGAGCTACTCTATCTTCGGGCAGGATTTGGCAGCTACCAGGGAAAAAATGTCTTTACCGGCCTTAATCTACACATCCACTCCGGCGACCACCTCCTTATTACCGGGGCCAACGGCTGCGGCAAGTCGACCCTCCTCCAGATCATCACCGGAGACCATCCCGACTGCTACGTCAACGACCTCCGTCTCTTTGCCCATAAACGAGGCAGCGGCGAGTCTATCTGGGATATCAAAAAACAGATGGGTATTGTCTCCCCTGATCTACATCGAAACCACAGATGCCCGGGTTCTGCCCTGCATATTGTTATCAGCGGTCTCTATGACACCATAGGTCTTTATGTACGTCCCAGTCAGCAGGAGATTAAAGAGGGATTAAAATGGATTGCCTGGTTGGGCCTAGAGGAGAAAGCGGAAAAGCCATTTCGCAGCCTGAGCTTTGCCGAGCAACGACTGATCCTCATCGCCCGAGGTCTAATAAAGATTCCTCGCCTCCTCATCCTCGACGAGGCAAGTCAGGGACTGGACGAAAGCTACCGGGAACAGTTTATGACCGTTATAGAAAAAATTGCCCGGGAACAGCTCTCCACCATCCTCTTTGTCAGCCACCGGGAAGATGAACATCGCGATTTTTTCAAATACCACATAAAACTGGGTCAGTATAGCCCGCTAAACAGAGAGGAGAAGTAA
- a CDS encoding DUF1538 domain-containing protein has protein sequence MGIMIIELFWTLLSTIRDVLPIILLFGFFQLVVLRSALPNPRRLCFGIVYVILGLTLFLVGLENALFPIGKIMATQLTDPIFLQGDRASIDLGYWANYGWIYCFAACIGFATTIAEPSLIAVAYKANEVSGGAISSWGLRITVATGVAIGISLGSFRIVTGTPLYLYIMVGYIIVILQTFFTPKSIIALAYDSGGVTTSTVTVPIVTALGLGLATSVPGRSPAIDGFGLIAFASLFPIITVLGYAQYIHWVSTRNKKPIKE, from the coding sequence ATGGGCATTATGATAATTGAACTTTTTTGGACACTGCTCTCGACCATACGGGACGTTCTTCCCATCATCCTTCTCTTTGGTTTTTTTCAACTGGTGGTACTTCGCAGCGCCCTGCCCAATCCCAGACGTCTCTGCTTTGGCATTGTCTATGTTATCCTTGGTCTTACCCTCTTTTTAGTGGGACTTGAAAACGCCCTCTTCCCCATCGGCAAGATCATGGCTACCCAACTCACCGACCCCATCTTTCTCCAAGGTGACAGGGCAAGTATCGACCTCGGCTATTGGGCAAATTATGGGTGGATATACTGTTTTGCCGCCTGCATTGGCTTTGCCACAACCATTGCGGAGCCATCCCTTATAGCTGTCGCCTATAAGGCTAATGAGGTGTCCGGTGGTGCCATTAGCAGCTGGGGCCTGCGCATCACCGTTGCCACAGGAGTTGCCATTGGCATCAGCCTTGGCTCATTTCGAATTGTCACAGGAACACCCCTATATTTATATATAATGGTAGGGTATATTATTGTTATATTACAAACATTTTTCACCCCAAAATCCATTATCGCCCTGGCCTACGACTCGGGCGGAGTGACAACCTCCACGGTAACGGTACCCATTGTAACAGCGCTTGGACTCGGACTTGCCACCTCTGTGCCTGGACGATCTCCTGCAATTGACGGCTTTGGCCTCATCGCCTTTGCCTCTCTTTTTCCTATTATTACGGTATTAGGATATGCTCAATATATTCATTGGGTAAGTACTCGGAATAAGAAACCCATAAAGGAGTAA
- a CDS encoding NifB/NifX family molybdenum-iron cluster-binding protein, whose product MKIAITATGPNLDSPIDPRFGRAAYIIIVDPESMIFEAVDNSTNVNSFKGAGIQAATMVHDKGAEVLMTGYCGPKAFQIIETAGIKVVSDTTGTVANAVEKFNKGNLQYTSAANAEAHW is encoded by the coding sequence ATGAAAATAGCCATAACCGCAACCGGCCCAAACCTGGATAGCCCTATTGATCCCCGTTTTGGCCGAGCTGCCTATATTATTATTGTCGATCCAGAGAGCATGATCTTTGAGGCAGTAGACAATAGCACCAACGTCAACTCATTTAAAGGCGCGGGCATCCAAGCAGCCACTATGGTACACGACAAAGGCGCAGAAGTGCTGATGACTGGATACTGTGGGCCAAAGGCATTTCAAATAATCGAAACTGCTGGCATCAAAGTGGTAAGCGATACAACAGGCACCGTGGCCAATGCAGTGGAGAAATTCAACAAAGGAAATCTCCAATACACAAGCGCAGCAAACGCTGAAGCACACTGGTAA
- a CDS encoding P-II family nitrogen regulator, translating to MRFQLILASVKSDITDKVVDGAKAAGATGATIITARGTGLREAKTFFGLSLEAQTDIIMFLVEEHVLQPILDAIGTIGEFHKPGTGIAFVLPVDQVIGLESQIERFKEEARKKYF from the coding sequence ATGCGATTTCAACTTATTCTAGCATCCGTTAAATCGGATATCACAGATAAGGTTGTTGATGGAGCAAAGGCAGCGGGAGCAACGGGAGCAACAATTATCACTGCCCGTGGCACTGGCCTTCGTGAGGCAAAGACATTTTTTGGTCTCTCCCTGGAGGCTCAAACGGACATCATCATGTTCTTGGTAGAAGAACATGTTCTCCAACCCATACTCGATGCCATTGGTACCATAGGTGAGTTTCACAAACCAGGCACAGGCATCGCCTTTGTCCTGCCCGTGGACCAGGTTATTGGCCTTGAAAGCCAGATAGAAAGATTTAAAGAAGAAGCGCGAAAAAAATACTTTTAA
- a CDS encoding CBS domain-containing protein has product MIEKKLVRARDVMRKQVPTIDGMATARDAANMMKEHQVSSLIVNKRDENDAYGLISIQDLITEVMIPAREADMVNVYELMTKPIISVSADMDIRYVIRLLHRVNMRRAPVEENGHLVGMVTLTSLVLDHDLF; this is encoded by the coding sequence ATGATTGAAAAAAAACTCGTCAGAGCCCGTGACGTAATGCGCAAACAGGTCCCCACCATCGATGGCATGGCCACCGCCCGCGATGCTGCCAATATGATGAAAGAGCATCAGGTCTCCTCATTGATCGTCAATAAAAGGGACGAAAACGATGCCTACGGTCTTATCAGCATCCAGGACCTTATCACCGAGGTTATGATCCCGGCCCGGGAGGCAGATATGGTAAATGTCTATGAACTTATGACAAAACCAATCATTTCAGTCTCTGCTGATATGGACATCCGCTATGTAATCCGTCTGCTACACAGGGTAAATATGCGCCGCGCCCCCGTGGAAGAGAATGGTCACCTGGTTGGCATGGTCACCCTCACCTCACTGGTTCTCGACCACGATCTTTTTTAA
- a CDS encoding NifB/NifX family molybdenum-iron cluster-binding protein yields the protein MAKIRIAIPSNGEGGLDGTRAGHFGHCDVFTFIDAEDGKIIEVSTTENLEHIQGGCMVPVNLLAEHKVNALVVGGIGMRPLMGFKQVGIEVYHDAERMDIRPVVEDMLAGKLQLISNDQVCGGGQQ from the coding sequence ATGGCTAAAATTCGCATTGCAATCCCATCCAACGGTGAAGGTGGTCTCGACGGAACACGTGCAGGACACTTTGGTCACTGTGATGTCTTTACCTTTATTGACGCGGAAGATGGAAAAATCATAGAAGTATCAACTACCGAGAACTTGGAGCACATTCAAGGCGGTTGCATGGTGCCTGTTAATCTACTTGCAGAGCACAAGGTCAACGCCCTGGTTGTCGGTGGTATTGGCATGCGCCCACTCATGGGCTTTAAGCAGGTCGGTATCGAAGTATATCACGATGCAGAACGAATGGATATCCGCCCCGTTGTTGAAGATATGCTTGCAGGAAAGCTTCAACTTATTTCAAACGACCAAGTATGTGGTGGTGGTCAACAATAA
- a CDS encoding putative quinol monooxygenase has translation MITVLASITVKDGSMEEFLRIFKENVSAVLAEEGCIEYYPAIDTRTDLPPQIYQENTVTIIEKWQSLAALKAHLATAHMLAYKEATASMLETLSLKILENA, from the coding sequence ATGATTACCGTTCTAGCCTCAATAACTGTCAAAGATGGCTCTATGGAGGAGTTTCTCCGTATATTCAAGGAGAACGTGTCAGCGGTTCTCGCCGAGGAGGGCTGTATTGAATACTACCCCGCCATCGATACCAGAACAGATCTCCCCCCCCAGATCTACCAGGAAAACACAGTAACCATCATAGAAAAATGGCAGAGCTTAGCCGCCCTCAAGGCCCATCTGGCCACAGCGCATATGCTTGCCTATAAAGAGGCCACCGCCTCCATGCTGGAAACACTCTCCCTCAAGATATTGGAAAACGCATAG
- a CDS encoding ATP-binding protein encodes MIISIASGKGGTGKTTISTNLAISLEGKAKLLDCDVEEPNAHLFIKPEITLREESTVFVPVIDESLCNGCKKCADICRFNALAVIGKKVLCFPELCHSCEGCLLVCPEQAISAGTRSLGWVEEGKRENMDFVQGCMRIGEAMSPPLIRDVRNRIKEGEIAIIDAPPGTSCPVITAMKDTDFVLLVTEPTPFGLHDLTLAVEAVKALGIPCGLIINRANLGYDKVHEYIASEQIPILLEIPFDRKIAEIYSQGKILVDELPEWKEIFQSLFKDIVNIIQKEQVKQ; translated from the coding sequence ATGATAATAAGCATCGCCAGCGGCAAAGGTGGTACCGGCAAAACCACAATTTCCACCAACCTCGCCATAAGCCTTGAAGGTAAGGCCAAGCTTCTTGACTGTGATGTCGAAGAACCCAATGCTCACCTTTTCATCAAACCTGAGATCACTCTACGAGAAGAGTCCACCGTTTTTGTCCCTGTAATAGATGAATCGCTCTGCAACGGCTGTAAAAAATGTGCCGATATATGCAGATTCAACGCCCTTGCCGTCATTGGCAAGAAGGTACTCTGCTTCCCCGAACTCTGTCACAGCTGTGAAGGTTGCCTCCTTGTTTGCCCTGAACAGGCGATTTCTGCAGGCACCCGATCCCTTGGCTGGGTGGAAGAGGGAAAAAGAGAAAATATGGATTTTGTTCAGGGATGCATGCGCATCGGTGAGGCAATGTCACCTCCCCTTATCCGCGATGTCCGTAACAGAATCAAGGAAGGTGAAATTGCAATCATAGATGCCCCTCCAGGAACATCTTGCCCCGTTATTACCGCCATGAAGGATACCGACTTTGTCCTCTTGGTAACAGAGCCCACCCCCTTTGGCCTCCACGACCTTACCCTCGCTGTAGAGGCCGTCAAGGCACTTGGTATCCCCTGCGGGCTGATCATCAACCGGGCAAATCTGGGCTATGACAAGGTACATGAGTATATAGCCTCGGAACAGATCCCCATCCTCCTGGAAATCCCCTTTGATCGAAAAATTGCTGAAATTTATTCCCAGGGAAAGATTCTTGTAGACGAATTGCCAGAATGGAAAGAGATTTTCCAGAGTCTTTTCAAAGACATTGTTAATATCATCCAGAAAGAGCAGGTGAAGCAATGA
- a CDS encoding DUF1538 domain-containing protein — translation MVKILLIQAARKLWTATKDLLPIILIIAFFQIVVIKQPLPDAGGILTGLLLVILGLALFVEGLEIALFPIGESMAHALSKKGSVFWVLTFAFLLGFSTTIAEPALVAVSGKAADVAVRGGLLENTPQAIASYATGIRLSVAFSVGLAILLGVLRILLGWPIHFIIIGGYLLVMLISSVAPKEIIGIAYDAGGVTTSTITVPLVTALGVGLATVIKGRSPLLDGFGLIAFASLLPMIFVMGYGIFMFGWAL, via the coding sequence ATGGTCAAGATACTCCTCATACAGGCCGCCAGAAAACTGTGGACAGCAACAAAGGATCTGTTGCCAATAATCCTCATTATAGCCTTCTTTCAGATAGTTGTCATCAAACAGCCCCTGCCAGATGCAGGAGGGATACTGACAGGATTGCTCCTGGTAATCTTGGGTCTTGCCCTCTTTGTCGAAGGACTGGAAATTGCCCTCTTCCCCATCGGCGAAAGCATGGCCCACGCCCTCTCTAAAAAAGGTAGTGTCTTTTGGGTCCTCACCTTTGCCTTTCTTCTCGGCTTCTCGACCACAATTGCAGAGCCCGCCCTGGTAGCGGTCTCCGGCAAGGCAGCAGACGTTGCCGTCCGGGGAGGCCTGCTGGAAAACACACCCCAGGCAATTGCCTCCTATGCAACAGGAATCCGACTTTCAGTGGCCTTTTCCGTTGGCCTTGCCATCCTCCTCGGCGTACTGCGTATCCTCCTGGGTTGGCCCATACATTTTATTATTATCGGCGGCTACCTGTTGGTGATGCTGATAAGCAGCGTCGCTCCCAAGGAGATAATCGGCATTGCCTACGATGCAGGAGGTGTCACCACCTCCACCATTACCGTTCCCCTCGTCACCGCTCTCGGAGTAGGTTTGGCAACGGTTATCAAAGGCAGAAGCCCCCTTCTCGATGGCTTTGGCCTCATCGCCTTCGCCTCCCTGTTACCCATGATATTCGTCATGGGCTACGGCATATTTATGTTTGGATGGGCATTATGA
- the nrfA gene encoding ammonia-forming cytochrome c nitrite reductase gives MNKSYKILLTGSVIAIGAMGLMANSINSREAERKEINTGPVVQAEGVASKNEEWYRYYPREYDSWKQTKKSDKITDLLREKPQLAIIWAGYGFAKDYNAPRGHFYAIQDNINTLRTGAPTGPSNGPMPTACWTCKSPDVPRLMDEVGENEFFTGKWAKYGNQIVNPIGCADCHNSQTGNLGFSRPHLGRALEASGVNLDEITFQDMRTLVCAQCHVEYYFRPTEWTDKTGKTKTAKVVTLPWAKGLSAENMEEYYDEYSFKDWTHKISKAPMLKAQHPGYELFSKGIHAQNGVSCADCHMPYKQQGSIKYTDHNIGNPLDDIASTCLTCHRDSEKAFRDRVASKLERKEQLMKMAMDTLAAAHLEAGKAWELGATEAEMQPVLELLRSGQWLWDYSIASHGSFFHSPEETLRLLGVANDKGGKARIKLAAILAQHGLIGYQVPDFSTKEKAQALAGVPLQKLITEKKAFESTLLEQWNEEAVKAGRLDPKTLEGMSNKSSWSQTELSQ, from the coding sequence GTGAATAAGTCCTATAAAATATTACTGACAGGATCGGTGATTGCAATTGGTGCCATGGGCCTCATGGCAAACTCCATCAACAGTCGAGAGGCAGAGCGAAAAGAGATCAACACGGGGCCTGTTGTCCAGGCTGAGGGAGTGGCCAGCAAAAACGAAGAGTGGTATCGTTACTATCCGCGAGAATACGATAGTTGGAAACAGACAAAAAAAAGCGACAAAATCACCGATCTTCTGAGAGAAAAGCCTCAACTTGCGATCATCTGGGCCGGCTATGGCTTTGCCAAAGATTACAACGCCCCACGAGGTCATTTCTACGCCATCCAGGACAACATCAACACCCTGCGCACCGGCGCCCCCACGGGACCATCCAATGGACCAATGCCCACGGCCTGCTGGACCTGTAAATCCCCCGATGTCCCCCGTCTGATGGACGAGGTGGGTGAAAATGAATTCTTTACCGGAAAATGGGCCAAATATGGGAACCAAATCGTCAACCCCATTGGTTGCGCTGACTGTCACAATAGCCAGACGGGTAACCTCGGCTTTAGTCGACCTCACCTGGGAAGAGCACTTGAGGCCAGTGGAGTAAATCTTGACGAGATCACCTTCCAAGACATGCGCACCCTGGTCTGTGCCCAATGTCACGTCGAATATTATTTCCGGCCAACGGAATGGACAGACAAAACGGGTAAGACAAAAACTGCCAAGGTGGTTACCCTGCCCTGGGCCAAGGGACTCTCAGCTGAAAACATGGAAGAGTATTACGATGAATATAGTTTTAAGGACTGGACCCATAAGATAAGCAAGGCCCCCATGCTCAAGGCTCAGCATCCGGGTTACGAACTCTTCTCCAAGGGAATCCACGCCCAAAATGGCGTCTCCTGTGCCGACTGCCATATGCCCTACAAGCAACAGGGTTCCATCAAGTATACAGATCATAATATAGGCAATCCCCTGGATGACATAGCCAGCACCTGCCTCACCTGCCACCGTGACAGTGAAAAGGCCTTCAGGGACCGCGTTGCCAGCAAACTTGAACGCAAAGAGCAGCTCATGAAGATGGCCATGGATACTCTGGCCGCAGCCCATCTTGAAGCAGGAAAGGCCTGGGAACTTGGGGCCACAGAGGCAGAGATGCAGCCCGTACTTGAGCTCCTTCGCTCCGGCCAATGGCTATGGGATTACTCCATTGCCAGCCATGGTTCCTTCTTTCACTCTCCCGAAGAGACCCTTCGGCTCTTGGGAGTAGCCAATGACAAGGGTGGCAAAGCGCGAATAAAACTTGCGGCAATTCTGGCTCAACATGGCCTGATCGGCTATCAGGTTCCAGATTTTTCTACCAAGGAAAAAGCCCAGGCACTTGCCGGCGTCCCTCTCCAGAAGCTCATTACAGAGAAGAAGGCCTTCGAGTCAACCCTGCTTGAGCAGTGGAATGAGGAGGCCGTAAAAGCTGGCCGTCTTGATCCTAAAACCCTTGAAGGAATGAGCAACAAGAGTTCCTGGTCTCAAACCGAGCTCTCTCAGTAG